In Chitinophaga nivalis, a single genomic region encodes these proteins:
- a CDS encoding Ig-like domain-containing protein, translating to MRKSVRLRGPVTVIAIIMVLLMTHFTGYAQKVYANRQTNQINGLCLLCFVNEPENPVNSNSLDDYSTFVITAGLLGVSVEQTLIFPAASTPGCDSLIIGIGSGNTLLSVNLFGGVTVETFNGNRSNNDAQGTAAGVIRLLDNNRRAEIAIKPAKQFDRVKITLSSSLAGVLENFRLYYAHTQPATPAAPVVVPSAASICSGDSVLLSAIAPNSTTVSWYTSSTGGTAIATGNTLLVTPAVTTTYYAAITQGSCTGSRTPVTITVKPTPETPALLTVPPICSGDSVTLTAVAAADATIIWFDAPVGGTAFAIGKTVIVKPATTTTYYAAAKTNGCSSARAAVTVTVNPAPAAPVVSTSTNTVCSGDSVILSATAAAGATITWYDTPTGGTPLATGNTFKVYPTVTTTYYAVATVGSCSSRRVPVTVTVNAKPEAPVITTGSSSICSGDSVLLSATVPAGVTVTWFNTPTGGTPLATGTTYLVTPAATTTYYAAASNGSCSSVRVPVTITVNPQPADPVIANVPAICKGDSVLLSATVPAGVTVNWYDAPTGGTLLATGNTFKVIPAATTTYYAVATQGSCSSRRVPVTVTINPQPTPPVIANVPAICSGDSVLLSATAPAGATVTWYNVSTGGTPLATGNTYRVKPTVTTTYYAAAAQGSCASSRTPVTVTVNPRPALPVVPAVPAVCNGDSVTLIANVPAGVNVVWYNSNSTGATPIGTGTPFRIKPTATGLYYAAATLGTCSSSRVSVNVVVNPRPVAPVIPDATVCSGDSITLTATVPAGVTVTWYSVSTGGTPLATGNTYTVKPTVTTTYYAAATQGSCTSNSRTAVTVTVGTPPAPPAVGTTTPICSGDSITLTASAPAGTTIAWYNTPTGGTPLATGNTYTVKPTVTTTYYAAALQGSCGSSRTPVTVTVNPKPAAPVITPVSGICAGDTLVLSATTTTAGAVITWYNTATGGTPLATGNTYVVAPATTTTYYAAATLGNCTSGRTPVTVTVTTKPAPPVVATPPVVCSGDSVTLTATVPAGVTVTWYSANGTLLAIGNTYTVKPTATTTYYAAASKGSCSSGRTPVTVTVGTRPATPVLVAGAAVCAGDSITLTAIVPAGVIVTWYNVSTGGTPLATGNTYTVKPAVTTTYYASAGTGTCASPRSAVTAVVNQRPGAPTVAADTVIINSGETAVLIGTSPTGAAFTWYNAQVGGTALYSGNPFSTAPTATTTYFVSATLTCCEGPRRPVTVIVRGSIIVKEPTTAKENTTVTTDKSASALQTLDFYPNPTSGLIQIRSKQELNGSQLIVTDLHGQSVYREILRNNSVRLPDAVPAGIYILQVKTRAGQQLTGKVIITR from the coding sequence ATGAGAAAAAGTGTACGTCTTCGTGGGCCCGTTACCGTTATTGCAATAATAATGGTACTGCTCATGACCCATTTTACGGGGTATGCACAAAAAGTGTATGCCAACCGGCAGACCAACCAGATCAATGGTTTGTGTCTGCTGTGTTTTGTTAATGAACCTGAAAACCCGGTCAACAGTAATTCACTGGATGATTATTCCACCTTTGTAATTACTGCCGGACTACTGGGTGTAAGTGTTGAACAGACACTCATTTTTCCGGCTGCCTCCACGCCCGGATGCGACTCCCTGATCATTGGTATCGGCAGCGGCAACACCCTCCTATCCGTTAATTTATTCGGAGGCGTGACCGTAGAAACCTTTAATGGCAACCGGTCCAACAACGACGCACAAGGCACGGCAGCCGGCGTAATACGCCTGCTGGACAACAACCGGCGTGCGGAAATTGCCATTAAACCGGCCAAACAATTTGACCGGGTAAAAATTACGTTAAGCAGTTCCCTGGCCGGCGTGCTGGAAAATTTCCGGCTCTACTATGCCCACACCCAACCGGCCACGCCGGCAGCACCGGTAGTAGTGCCTTCCGCTGCCTCCATCTGTAGCGGCGACAGTGTATTACTATCTGCCATTGCCCCCAACAGCACTACCGTCAGCTGGTATACCAGCAGCACCGGCGGTACTGCCATTGCTACCGGCAACACCTTACTGGTAACGCCTGCCGTTACCACTACCTATTATGCGGCCATTACCCAGGGCAGCTGTACCGGCAGCAGAACACCGGTAACCATCACGGTGAAACCTACGCCGGAAACACCGGCCTTATTAACGGTTCCGCCTATTTGCAGTGGTGACAGTGTTACCCTCACTGCCGTTGCGGCCGCAGATGCCACCATTATCTGGTTTGATGCCCCTGTTGGTGGTACTGCCTTCGCCATTGGTAAAACGGTGATCGTTAAACCCGCTACTACCACTACATATTATGCGGCTGCCAAAACAAATGGTTGCAGCAGCGCCCGTGCTGCCGTTACCGTTACGGTAAATCCGGCGCCGGCAGCTCCGGTAGTAAGCACAAGCACCAATACCGTGTGCAGCGGCGACAGTGTAATATTGTCTGCCACCGCGGCAGCCGGTGCTACCATTACCTGGTATGATACCCCTACCGGTGGTACTCCGCTCGCGACCGGCAATACCTTTAAAGTATACCCCACCGTTACGACTACCTATTACGCGGTAGCCACCGTGGGCAGCTGCAGCAGTCGACGTGTACCCGTTACCGTTACTGTTAATGCGAAACCGGAAGCACCGGTGATAACAACCGGCTCCTCCTCCATCTGCAGCGGCGACAGCGTGCTCTTATCAGCCACTGTACCAGCCGGCGTGACCGTTACCTGGTTCAATACCCCTACCGGCGGTACGCCACTGGCTACCGGTACTACCTACCTGGTAACGCCCGCTGCCACTACTACCTACTACGCCGCCGCTTCCAACGGCAGCTGCAGCAGTGTACGTGTGCCTGTTACCATTACCGTTAATCCTCAACCGGCCGATCCGGTCATCGCCAATGTACCGGCTATCTGTAAGGGTGATAGTGTATTGCTGTCTGCCACCGTTCCTGCCGGCGTGACCGTTAACTGGTATGATGCTCCTACCGGCGGCACCCTGCTGGCTACCGGCAACACCTTTAAAGTGATTCCAGCAGCTACCACTACCTACTATGCAGTAGCTACACAGGGCAGCTGCAGCAGTCGGCGTGTACCCGTTACCGTTACTATCAATCCACAACCGACCCCACCGGTCATTGCCAACGTTCCGGCCATCTGTAGTGGCGACAGTGTACTGTTATCTGCCACCGCACCGGCAGGCGCCACTGTTACCTGGTACAACGTGAGTACCGGCGGCACCCCACTGGCCACCGGCAATACCTATCGGGTGAAACCTACCGTTACCACTACCTACTATGCCGCCGCCGCTCAGGGTAGTTGCGCCAGCAGCAGAACACCGGTAACCGTTACCGTAAATCCCAGACCGGCATTACCCGTAGTTCCGGCCGTTCCGGCTGTATGTAACGGCGACAGCGTTACCCTCATCGCCAATGTACCTGCCGGCGTCAACGTGGTCTGGTATAACAGCAACAGTACCGGCGCCACTCCTATCGGCACCGGCACACCGTTCCGGATAAAACCCACCGCCACCGGCCTTTACTATGCAGCCGCCACACTGGGTACCTGCAGCAGCAGCCGTGTATCGGTGAACGTTGTCGTAAATCCAAGACCAGTAGCCCCCGTAATACCGGATGCCACTGTGTGCAGCGGCGACAGCATTACCTTAACCGCCACCGTACCGGCCGGCGTAACCGTTACCTGGTATAGTGTAAGTACCGGCGGTACCCCGCTGGCTACCGGCAATACCTATACGGTGAAACCAACCGTAACTACTACCTACTATGCCGCCGCCACGCAAGGTAGCTGCACCAGCAACAGCCGCACCGCTGTAACCGTCACCGTAGGTACACCACCGGCACCACCTGCCGTAGGTACTACCACTCCTATCTGCAGCGGCGACAGCATTACCCTCACGGCTTCCGCACCAGCCGGCACCACCATTGCCTGGTACAATACGCCTACCGGCGGGACACCACTGGCTACCGGTAACACCTATACGGTGAAACCAACCGTGACGACTACCTATTATGCTGCGGCATTACAGGGCAGCTGCGGCAGCAGCCGTACGCCTGTTACCGTGACTGTGAATCCTAAACCGGCAGCACCGGTGATTACCCCTGTTTCCGGTATCTGCGCTGGTGATACGCTCGTATTATCCGCTACTACTACCACTGCAGGCGCAGTAATCACCTGGTACAACACGGCCACCGGCGGCACGCCACTGGCTACCGGCAATACCTACGTTGTAGCGCCTGCTACCACTACTACCTATTACGCTGCCGCCACACTGGGTAATTGCACCAGCGGCCGTACGCCCGTTACCGTTACCGTCACCACCAAACCTGCACCACCGGTAGTTGCTACGCCGCCGGTTGTATGTAGTGGCGACAGTGTTACCCTTACGGCCACTGTGCCTGCAGGGGTTACTGTTACCTGGTACAGTGCGAATGGTACCCTGCTGGCTATCGGTAATACCTATACGGTAAAACCCACCGCGACTACTACCTACTACGCAGCAGCTTCAAAAGGCAGTTGCAGCAGCGGACGTACCCCGGTAACCGTTACCGTTGGCACCCGGCCAGCAACGCCAGTACTGGTGGCTGGTGCAGCTGTCTGCGCCGGCGACAGCATCACCCTGACTGCAATTGTACCGGCAGGTGTGATTGTTACCTGGTATAATGTCAGCACAGGTGGTACGCCACTGGCTACCGGTAATACCTATACGGTAAAACCAGCCGTTACAACGACCTATTACGCATCAGCCGGTACAGGCACCTGCGCCAGCCCGCGTAGCGCCGTTACGGCAGTCGTAAATCAAAGACCTGGGGCGCCGACCGTAGCAGCGGATACCGTTATCATCAATAGCGGTGAAACAGCTGTTTTAATCGGTACCAGCCCTACAGGTGCTGCCTTTACCTGGTACAATGCACAGGTAGGTGGAACGGCCCTCTACAGCGGCAATCCGTTCAGTACGGCGCCTACCGCTACCACTACTTATTTTGTATCTGCCACACTCACCTGCTGTGAAGGTCCGAGAAGACCGGTTACCGTAATTGTGAGGGGTAGTATTATCGTGAAAGAACCAACAACAGCCAAAGAAAATACGACCGTAACAACGGATAAAAGTGCATCCGCCCTACAAACGCTCGACTTCTACCCTAATCCTACCAGCGGCCTTATACAGATAAGGAGCAAACAGGAGCTGAATGGCAGTCAGCTGATCGTGACGGATCTGCATGGACAATCCGTTTACAGAGAAATACTGCGCAATAATAGTGTTCGCCTGCCGGACGCTGTTCCAGCGGGTATTTATATACTACAAGTAAAAACAAGGGCCGGTCAGCAACTGACAGGCAAAGTGATCATCACCCGATAA
- a CDS encoding GbsR/MarR family transcriptional regulator, with the protein MKRSMEPTHLSKDQQAVVERVAHYFQQSGSTQAAAYIQALLIAGNKTALTFDEIRETLHLSKGSTSNAIKLLLSTNQLIAVTYMGDRKRYFKSTGIDWETNTRKSLNQILQVNTLLTALLQVRKDDDPTHHENLKKTIAFFDHLHGEINDLFAKRREQHP; encoded by the coding sequence ATGAAAAGGAGCATGGAGCCGACGCATCTCTCTAAAGATCAGCAGGCCGTTGTCGAAAGGGTAGCGCATTATTTTCAGCAAAGCGGAAGTACGCAGGCAGCTGCCTACATACAGGCCTTATTGATAGCTGGTAACAAAACAGCGCTCACCTTCGATGAAATCCGGGAAACATTACATCTCAGCAAAGGCTCCACCAGCAATGCTATTAAACTGCTGTTAAGTACCAATCAGTTAATTGCCGTTACCTATATGGGTGACCGTAAGCGTTACTTCAAAAGCACGGGCATCGATTGGGAAACCAATACCCGGAAAAGCCTGAACCAGATTTTGCAGGTCAATACTTTATTAACGGCCTTATTACAGGTCAGAAAAGATGATGATCCGACCCACCATGAAAACCTGAAAAAGACCATTGCTTTTTTCGATCACCTGCATGGTGAAATAAATGACCTCTTTGCAAAGCGGAGAGAACAGCATCCTTAG
- a CDS encoding TonB-dependent receptor — protein sequence MMKKLCLLNVLLLSLTTLYAQKTKDSNGTIHGTITTSDGSPVPNVTIRIERARWGDISNEKGAYTISNVKPGNWVLKVSTVVTATQEKNITVTAGSDQEINFVLNDNAARLQEVIVSTGKARQENKNVAKMPLKNLENPQVYNTVSAEIMKQQGITNYDDALRNVPGLTRTWESTGRAGDGASYFALRGFDAQPTLYNGLPGLTSGNLDPADIEAIEVIKGPSGTLFGGSFYSYGGMINTITKKPYFNFGGEVAYNFGSFGLNRVTADINTPLSKKEKIALRVNTAYHSENSFQDAGFKKSFFIAPSLVYEVSERLTFHLLTEFLQEDRAVAPVFFHSGRTAALDFKNIQELNLNNKLSFTSNELTIKTPRFNLQAQALYKISEQWTSQTVISRGAVKSDGIYTYIWDDDPGNNWFSQYFQKENQTTTTTDIQQNFNGDFMIGKLRNRLLIGLDYFNRNVVNNGTNGAVGRNVTPQGDVQEFVHDTIPAVNLTRAAIDRLLAPNGMSNSNINNSSYSAYVSDVLNITPGLMAMLSLRADYFDTPGEKTTGKGSYNQFALSPKFGVVYQPVLNKVSVFANYMNAFINVAPREVANANGTDRRMKSFKPEHANQWEAGVKANLFADKLRATVSVYDIKVADRVVPDATNPNNSLQGGKVGSKGIEIDISAHPAAGFNLIAGYSFNETKIIEGNPLDFYSQPGRAPGGQGPQHLANFWGTYTITKGQLKNFGLGLGGNYAGEYKVIDNAQTGEFFLPAYALLNGSIYYNSDKFRITLNVNNITNEVYYIGYWSVNPQRPRNFAASVAYKF from the coding sequence ATGATGAAAAAGCTTTGTCTGTTGAATGTTTTGCTACTTTCACTGACCACTTTATACGCGCAAAAAACAAAAGATAGTAATGGTACCATCCATGGTACTATCACGACTTCCGATGGTAGCCCGGTACCGAATGTTACCATCCGGATCGAACGTGCCCGCTGGGGTGATATCAGTAATGAAAAAGGAGCATACACGATTAGTAATGTAAAACCGGGTAACTGGGTACTGAAAGTATCTACCGTGGTGACGGCCACCCAGGAAAAAAATATTACGGTCACGGCTGGCAGCGACCAGGAGATCAATTTTGTCCTGAATGATAATGCCGCCCGGTTACAGGAGGTGATTGTATCTACCGGGAAAGCCCGCCAGGAAAATAAAAATGTGGCCAAGATGCCCCTGAAAAACCTGGAGAATCCGCAGGTATATAATACGGTATCCGCGGAAATCATGAAACAACAGGGGATTACCAATTATGACGATGCCCTGCGCAATGTGCCGGGACTCACCAGAACCTGGGAATCTACCGGCCGTGCCGGCGATGGCGCTTCCTATTTTGCCTTACGGGGATTCGATGCGCAGCCAACCCTGTACAATGGCCTGCCGGGTTTAACCAGTGGTAACCTGGACCCCGCAGATATTGAAGCCATTGAAGTCATCAAAGGGCCGTCCGGTACTCTCTTCGGCGGTAGCTTCTACAGCTATGGGGGGATGATCAACACCATCACCAAAAAACCTTATTTCAATTTCGGCGGCGAAGTAGCCTATAATTTTGGCAGCTTTGGCTTAAACCGGGTAACGGCAGATATCAATACGCCGCTGAGTAAGAAAGAGAAGATCGCCCTACGGGTAAATACTGCTTACCACTCCGAAAACAGCTTCCAGGATGCGGGATTCAAAAAATCCTTTTTCATCGCGCCGTCGTTGGTTTATGAAGTCAGCGAAAGACTCACGTTCCATTTACTAACAGAGTTCCTGCAGGAAGACAGGGCGGTGGCGCCGGTATTTTTTCACTCCGGCAGAACCGCGGCGCTGGATTTCAAAAACATACAGGAGCTGAATCTCAATAATAAACTTTCTTTCACCAGCAATGAGCTGACCATTAAAACGCCCCGCTTTAACCTGCAGGCACAGGCCCTCTATAAAATATCGGAACAGTGGACTTCCCAGACGGTCATTTCCCGCGGAGCGGTAAAATCAGACGGTATTTATACCTATATATGGGATGACGATCCGGGAAACAACTGGTTTAGCCAGTACTTCCAGAAAGAAAACCAAACCACCACTACCACCGATATCCAGCAGAACTTTAATGGCGACTTTATGATCGGCAAGCTCCGGAACCGTTTGCTGATCGGATTGGATTATTTCAACCGGAACGTAGTAAATAACGGTACAAATGGCGCCGTCGGCAGAAATGTAACGCCACAGGGCGATGTACAGGAGTTCGTACATGACACCATACCAGCCGTCAATTTAACAAGAGCCGCCATTGACCGCCTGCTGGCGCCGAATGGTATGAGCAACAGCAATATCAATAACAGTTCTTACAGTGCCTATGTATCCGATGTGTTGAATATCACGCCCGGATTAATGGCGATGCTGAGTCTGCGTGCCGACTATTTCGATACACCCGGTGAAAAAACCACAGGTAAAGGCAGCTATAACCAGTTTGCCTTATCTCCTAAATTCGGCGTGGTGTATCAGCCCGTGCTGAACAAAGTATCGGTATTTGCCAACTATATGAATGCCTTCATCAATGTGGCTCCCCGCGAAGTGGCCAATGCCAACGGAACGGATCGCCGGATGAAATCATTCAAACCGGAACATGCCAACCAGTGGGAAGCCGGGGTAAAAGCCAACCTGTTTGCCGATAAACTGCGTGCCACCGTTTCGGTATATGATATTAAGGTAGCCGACAGGGTAGTACCGGATGCCACTAACCCCAACAATTCCCTGCAGGGAGGAAAAGTAGGCAGTAAAGGTATAGAGATAGACATCAGTGCACACCCGGCGGCCGGATTCAATCTGATAGCTGGTTACAGCTTCAATGAAACAAAGATCATTGAAGGCAACCCGCTTGACTTTTATTCCCAGCCCGGCAGAGCACCCGGCGGACAAGGCCCGCAGCACCTGGCTAACTTTTGGGGTACCTATACCATCACAAAGGGACAGCTGAAAAACTTCGGATTAGGCCTGGGTGGAAACTATGCCGGTGAATACAAGGTGATTGACAATGCCCAGACCGGTGAATTCTTCCTGCCGGCATATGCCCTGCTGAATGGCAGCATCTACTATAATTCAGATAAATTCAGGATTACCCTGAATGTAAATAATATTACCAACGAAGTATACTACATCGGTTACTGGTCTGTGAATCCGCAACGCCCGCGGAACTTTGCGGCCAGTGTGGCTTATAAGTTTTAA
- a CDS encoding energy transducer TonB: MKSVFLSCCFALCNVAAIAQHYKIDEHSYYVYLNERKVEVPVKEQASYVRTFFNTDTVKPVYEVRDYRINGKLFSIAGSASPDQLKYEGPAMWFNEAGKVVKRGTYRNGAPDGSWLSYYDNGRLKTECVASAYDEKGKLNPNLPWRVINSWDSAGRPELTGGNGVYLLRDDSVYAVKERGILKDGLREGVWEGVAKDGRKSYQENYVQGNLVNGVLYDTDGKEILYTQINTPATFKGGADALASFLSRTMRYPRSAVLNNEMGEVAVSFLIDAAGHVKDPVATGQASDALKKEAIRVIRLSPRWHPAKVRGKATADYFILPIRFGEIL, encoded by the coding sequence ATGAAGTCCGTTTTTCTGTCATGTTGCTTTGCGCTATGCAACGTGGCTGCCATTGCCCAGCATTATAAAATCGATGAACACAGTTATTATGTTTACCTGAACGAAAGAAAGGTGGAAGTACCTGTCAAAGAACAGGCTTCCTATGTACGAACGTTTTTTAACACCGATACGGTAAAGCCGGTATATGAAGTCAGGGATTACAGGATCAACGGAAAACTGTTTAGCATTGCCGGTTCTGCTTCTCCGGACCAATTGAAATACGAAGGCCCGGCCATGTGGTTCAACGAAGCCGGCAAGGTAGTGAAACGCGGGACCTACCGGAATGGCGCCCCCGATGGGAGCTGGCTCAGCTACTATGACAATGGCCGGTTAAAGACAGAATGTGTGGCGTCGGCATACGATGAAAAGGGGAAGCTGAATCCGAATTTACCGTGGAGGGTGATCAATAGCTGGGATAGTGCCGGCCGGCCGGAGTTAACCGGTGGTAATGGAGTGTACCTGTTACGTGATGATTCCGTTTATGCAGTGAAAGAAAGAGGTATATTGAAAGATGGTTTGCGGGAAGGTGTCTGGGAAGGAGTGGCAAAAGATGGCCGTAAGAGTTACCAGGAAAACTATGTGCAGGGTAACTTGGTCAATGGGGTGCTTTATGATACAGATGGAAAGGAAATCCTGTATACCCAGATTAATACCCCTGCTACCTTTAAAGGGGGAGCAGATGCTTTGGCCAGTTTTTTATCACGCACCATGCGTTATCCCCGTTCTGCCGTGTTGAACAATGAAATGGGAGAAGTGGCGGTGTCATTCCTGATAGATGCGGCTGGTCATGTCAAAGATCCCGTGGCTACAGGCCAAGCGTCGGATGCCCTGAAAAAAGAAGCCATACGCGTGATACGGCTCTCTCCCCGCTGGCACCCGGCGAAAGTAAGGGGGAAGGCGACGGCAGATTATTTTATCCTGCCGATTCGGTTTGGTGAAATACTGTAA
- a CDS encoding amidohydrolase family protein, with product MKLKKVICSFLGSCLIAGVLQAQVTIIKAGHLFDAATGKMLSQQLIAVRDGKIQQIGADIPYSPTDSIIDLSDAWVLPGLMDCHVHLTVAFPYRKVAIEHMYMTESTALRALRGAHNAQVLLMNGFTTIKEIGNDANYASADVIRAIKKGWIQGPTIIYAGKIISPYGGQTAASPEHEHVWDMEYLDANGADEIRKAVRKNIYYGANVIKVVTDSYAYHYSLEEMTAAVTEARQAGLKVTAHVMGGEAARNVINSGAAAIEHGVDLDDELLQLMKTKGTFLVGTDLAVSNNLAYSADSATARNYYRIDIDRLKRAYRIGTKMAFGSDIIIDIPGKNRAQTILEILQSWKDAGIPNAYVLQCMTRYAAELLGVEKERGLIAPALAADIIAVKTDPLKDINAIKAVSFVMKDGKIIRKD from the coding sequence ATGAAATTAAAAAAGGTTATCTGTAGTTTTTTAGGCAGTTGTCTGATCGCCGGTGTTTTGCAGGCGCAGGTTACCATCATTAAAGCCGGGCACTTGTTTGATGCCGCCACCGGTAAAATGCTGTCACAGCAACTGATCGCCGTCAGAGATGGGAAAATTCAACAGATCGGCGCAGATATTCCCTATAGCCCGACAGATAGCATCATAGACCTGTCTGATGCCTGGGTGTTGCCAGGCTTAATGGATTGCCATGTACACCTGACCGTTGCTTTCCCGTACCGGAAGGTAGCTATTGAGCATATGTATATGACAGAAAGCACAGCGTTGCGGGCATTGCGCGGCGCACACAATGCACAGGTATTGCTGATGAATGGTTTTACGACCATCAAGGAAATCGGGAATGATGCCAATTATGCTTCCGCAGATGTGATCCGGGCTATTAAAAAAGGATGGATACAAGGGCCGACGATTATATACGCCGGGAAAATTATCAGTCCGTATGGGGGGCAAACAGCTGCCAGTCCCGAACATGAACATGTTTGGGATATGGAGTATCTCGATGCCAATGGTGCAGATGAAATCAGGAAGGCCGTCAGGAAGAATATTTACTATGGGGCAAACGTGATTAAAGTGGTGACGGATTCCTATGCCTATCATTACAGTCTGGAAGAGATGACAGCAGCCGTCACAGAAGCCCGTCAGGCAGGATTAAAGGTCACCGCGCATGTCATGGGAGGCGAAGCAGCCCGGAATGTGATCAACAGTGGGGCAGCGGCCATTGAACACGGTGTGGATCTCGACGATGAGCTGTTGCAGCTGATGAAAACAAAAGGTACTTTCCTGGTAGGAACAGACCTGGCTGTTAGTAATAACTTAGCCTACAGTGCAGATAGCGCCACCGCACGCAACTATTACCGCATAGATATCGACCGGTTAAAAAGAGCGTACCGGATAGGTACTAAAATGGCGTTCGGATCTGATATTATTATCGATATCCCCGGTAAAAACAGGGCGCAGACGATCCTGGAAATATTGCAAAGCTGGAAAGATGCCGGTATTCCCAATGCCTATGTCCTGCAATGTATGACCCGGTATGCAGCAGAACTGCTGGGAGTAGAAAAGGAAAGAGGCCTGATTGCGCCGGCTTTGGCCGCGGATATTATTGCAGTAAAAACAGATCCGCTGAAAGATATCAATGCCATCAAAGCGGTGAGTTTTGTGATGAAAGACGGAAAGATCATCCGGAAAGACTAA
- a CDS encoding secondary thiamine-phosphate synthase enzyme YjbQ — protein MEMFQQAIRLPPQRRGFHLITSAIVQAMPQLARLQSGMCQVFIQHTSASLTINENADPTVRVDFETYFNKAVPENDPDYVHTDEGPDDMPAHLKAALLGSSVMIPIHNGRLALGTWQGIYLCEHRNAGGSRNLLITAWGNLR, from the coding sequence ATGGAAATGTTTCAACAGGCGATCCGGCTTCCACCCCAGCGACGGGGCTTTCACCTTATTACCTCCGCCATCGTACAGGCGATGCCGCAGCTGGCACGGTTACAATCCGGCATGTGCCAGGTTTTTATACAACATACTTCTGCTTCCCTGACGATCAACGAGAACGCTGATCCGACCGTGCGTGTTGATTTCGAAACCTATTTCAATAAAGCCGTTCCCGAAAACGATCCGGATTATGTGCACACCGACGAGGGCCCGGATGACATGCCCGCCCACCTGAAAGCGGCACTGTTAGGCAGTTCCGTGATGATTCCCATACACAACGGACGGCTGGCCCTGGGTACCTGGCAAGGCATTTACCTGTGCGAGCACCGGAATGCCGGCGGTTCCCGGAACCTGCTCATCACAGCCTGGGGAAATCTGCGATAA